From Candidatus Saccharimonadales bacterium, a single genomic window includes:
- the nusA gene encoding transcription termination factor NusA: MEDLNVKQLVMVIRQIAEEKNLPEDSVHSIIEQAIAAAWRRDYGAKEQEVRVNLNSNTGDVTVYATKEVVEEVIDNQMHISLDDAKKINKDAKVGETIEVAYHPTSFGRVAAQTAKQVILQRLREAEREVVLEEFEDKIGTVLVGTVQRVEPRFVRVEVGRASGILPQSEQITGEYYGVGSRIKVYLKDVERGNRGPQLIFSRANEPFIEYLFRQEVPEMESGAVEIKAIAREAGKRTKVAVHSTVPGVDPVGTFVGGHGTRVQAVINEIGEQEKIDVVPYSEDINQFITNALAPARLTSIKIDEANKKATVQVPEDQLSITIGRGGQNVRLASRLTGYEIDIVGESATTATATKKDDAPRPKRKNVEDSLISALNEASEEDKKKE, encoded by the coding sequence ATGGAAGATCTGAATGTCAAACAACTTGTCATGGTCATACGACAGATCGCTGAGGAGAAGAATCTCCCAGAGGATTCTGTCCACTCGATCATTGAGCAGGCCATCGCCGCAGCGTGGCGCCGCGATTATGGTGCAAAAGAGCAGGAAGTCAGAGTTAACCTAAACTCCAATACTGGCGACGTCACCGTCTATGCCACCAAGGAAGTCGTTGAAGAAGTTATCGATAACCAAATGCACATCTCACTCGATGACGCCAAGAAGATCAACAAAGACGCCAAGGTTGGTGAAACCATCGAGGTTGCGTACCATCCTACCAGTTTCGGCCGGGTGGCCGCCCAGACTGCCAAACAGGTCATTCTCCAGCGCCTGCGGGAAGCAGAGCGAGAGGTTGTTCTGGAAGAGTTTGAGGATAAGATTGGCACTGTCTTGGTTGGTACCGTCCAACGAGTTGAACCGCGATTCGTCCGTGTTGAAGTCGGCCGCGCCAGTGGTATTCTACCTCAATCCGAACAGATTACTGGTGAGTACTACGGAGTCGGTTCGCGCATCAAGGTATACCTGAAAGATGTTGAGCGAGGTAACAGGGGGCCGCAGCTGATCTTTAGTCGTGCCAATGAGCCATTTATTGAGTATCTCTTCCGCCAAGAGGTTCCTGAGATGGAAAGCGGAGCAGTTGAGATCAAAGCTATCGCCCGTGAAGCCGGTAAACGCACCAAGGTGGCCGTTCATTCGACAGTGCCTGGTGTTGATCCGGTTGGCACATTCGTCGGTGGGCACGGAACACGAGTCCAGGCCGTCATCAACGAGATTGGCGAGCAAGAGAAGATCGATGTCGTGCCATATAGCGAAGATATTAACCAGTTCATTACCAATGCACTCGCTCCCGCTCGACTTACCTCGATTAAGATTGATGAAGCCAACAAGAAGGCAACCGTCCAGGTTCCGGAAGACCAGCTCTCAATCACGATCGGACGCGGCGGTCAAAACGTTCGCCTTGCCAGCCGGCTGACCGGCTACGAAATCGACATTGTCGGTGAATCTGCAACGACGGCGACTGCCACTAAGAAAGATGATGCACCTCGACCGAAGCGTAAGAACGTCGAAGATTCACTGATCTCTGCCCTCAATGAGGCCTC